Proteins co-encoded in one Halodesulfovibrio marinisediminis DSM 17456 genomic window:
- the trpA gene encoding tryptophan synthase subunit alpha, which produces MTSLTQRINAATKAGRKAIIPFLTAGFPTKKDFFTHLEELDSNGADIIEIGVPFSDPAADGPVVEAASIKALEQGVTLRWIMDELIKRKGQYQAELVLMGYINPFFQYGFKKFAEDATKAGVSGLIIPDLPFDEHSEFKAILKEQGIALISLIGLNTPKERMQTYAREAEGYVYVVSYMGTTGAAVAFPPELKKTLADAREVFDIPLALGFGIKEPQQLEPFGDAIDAVVFGSALIKDIEEKGSAVPFMERWK; this is translated from the coding sequence ATGACATCACTTACACAACGTATTAACGCCGCTACTAAGGCAGGCCGCAAGGCAATCATACCGTTTCTCACAGCCGGATTTCCAACTAAGAAAGATTTCTTTACCCATCTGGAAGAACTGGATTCCAATGGCGCGGACATCATCGAAATCGGCGTTCCGTTCTCCGACCCTGCAGCTGACGGTCCCGTAGTCGAAGCTGCATCCATCAAAGCACTGGAGCAGGGCGTTACCCTGCGCTGGATTATGGATGAACTTATCAAACGTAAGGGACAATATCAGGCAGAACTAGTGCTCATGGGCTATATCAACCCATTCTTCCAGTACGGATTCAAAAAGTTCGCTGAAGATGCCACCAAAGCTGGAGTCTCCGGCCTAATCATACCGGATCTTCCTTTTGATGAGCACTCAGAGTTCAAGGCAATTCTTAAGGAACAGGGCATTGCGCTTATCTCTCTCATCGGATTGAACACCCCGAAAGAGCGTATGCAAACGTATGCACGGGAGGCTGAAGGCTACGTTTACGTGGTTTCTTACATGGGCACCACAGGCGCAGCAGTTGCGTTCCCGCCTGAACTGAAGAAAACTCTGGCTGACGCGCGCGAGGTGTTCGACATTCCTTTGGCTCTCGGCTTCGGCATTAAAGAGCCGCAACAGCTTGAGCCGTTTGGTGACGCCATCGACGCAGTCGTTTTCGGTAGTGCTTTAATTAAAGATATCGAAGAAAAAGGTTCAGCAGTTCCGTTTATGGAGCGCTGGAAATAA
- the trpB gene encoding tryptophan synthase subunit beta — protein MTKGYFGKFGGQFVAELLIPPLKELEHALEHIVPSEAFQTELSDYLKNYVGRESPLTLCPTISKNLGFNLYLKREDLNHTGSHKINNVLGQALLAKYMGKKALLTETGAGMNGVATATAARALDMDCVVFMGAVDVERQSHNVRRMKLLGATVIPVEAGSKTLKDAINEALRFWIKEQADYHYCFGTAAGPHPFPTLVREFQSVVGKEARKQILERTGALPHSVIACVGGGSNAIGIFSGFIDDPEVQLIGVEAAGTGEEGCTNSAPLCLGTDGILHGQRTMLLQDDDGQILPSHSIAGGLDYPGVGPEHAHLQDCGRAKYVKVNDCEALNAFKTLTRAEGIMPALESSHAVAYVLENKEKFPKDCNVIVNLSGRGDKDMDIVEQCTELFD, from the coding sequence ATGACTAAAGGATACTTCGGCAAGTTCGGTGGTCAATTTGTAGCGGAACTTCTTATTCCGCCCCTTAAAGAACTGGAACACGCTTTGGAGCACATTGTGCCTTCCGAAGCGTTCCAGACAGAATTATCTGATTATCTCAAAAACTATGTAGGACGCGAAAGCCCCCTCACGCTTTGTCCTACCATTTCAAAAAATCTAGGCTTCAACCTGTACCTTAAGCGTGAAGACTTAAACCACACAGGTTCCCACAAGATCAACAACGTGCTTGGTCAGGCATTGCTTGCTAAGTATATGGGCAAAAAAGCCCTACTTACAGAGACCGGCGCAGGTATGAACGGCGTTGCAACTGCAACCGCCGCTCGTGCTCTTGATATGGACTGCGTTGTCTTTATGGGTGCTGTTGATGTGGAACGACAATCACACAACGTACGCCGCATGAAGTTGCTCGGGGCAACCGTTATCCCTGTTGAAGCTGGCTCCAAGACTCTGAAAGACGCCATTAACGAAGCGCTGCGCTTCTGGATTAAAGAACAAGCCGACTACCACTACTGTTTCGGCACAGCTGCAGGCCCCCACCCGTTCCCGACTCTCGTTCGTGAATTCCAGTCCGTTGTCGGCAAGGAAGCCCGCAAACAGATTCTTGAACGTACTGGAGCACTGCCTCATTCAGTTATTGCCTGCGTAGGCGGTGGTTCCAATGCTATAGGCATCTTCTCTGGCTTCATCGATGACCCAGAAGTTCAACTCATCGGTGTTGAAGCTGCAGGTACCGGCGAAGAAGGCTGCACAAACTCTGCCCCGCTTTGCCTTGGAACTGACGGTATATTACATGGCCAAAGAACCATGCTCCTGCAGGACGATGATGGCCAAATTCTGCCATCACACTCCATTGCCGGTGGATTGGACTACCCGGGGGTAGGACCTGAACACGCCCACCTTCAGGACTGCGGCCGCGCCAAGTACGTAAAAGTAAACGACTGCGAAGCGCTTAATGCGTTCAAGACTCTCACCCGTGCTGAAGGCATTATGCCTGCACTGGAAAGTTCCCACGCGGTTGCATACGTGCTTGAGAACAAGGAAAAATTCCCGAAAGATTGCAATGTAATTGTGAACCTTTCCGGACGCGGCGACAAAGACATGGATATCGTAGAACAATGCACCGAGCTGTTTGATTAA
- a CDS encoding phosphoribosylanthranilate isomerase, producing the protein MAHKESFVKVCGITTQQDADLCMELGADLIGFIFDEKSPRAMTVEKVKAIETENVMRVGVFTHHTADEVRLIMQRAKLHLAQLHGDQDTEFAARVGKQKVMKVFWPARYETREELEAEMKKFVDCSRFFLMDAGTSGGGHGKTQNWSFLNGLRGYKTWFVAGGISPDNVSEVLQGCAPCGIDINSGVESEPGKKDPEKLKAVMEALTAPILP; encoded by the coding sequence ATGGCGCACAAAGAATCCTTTGTGAAAGTATGTGGCATTACCACACAGCAAGATGCTGATTTATGCATGGAACTAGGCGCGGATTTAATCGGATTTATCTTCGATGAAAAAAGCCCTAGAGCCATGACCGTGGAAAAAGTCAAAGCCATTGAGACAGAAAACGTTATGCGTGTTGGCGTATTTACGCACCATACCGCAGACGAAGTGCGTCTAATAATGCAGCGTGCGAAACTGCATCTTGCTCAGCTTCATGGAGATCAGGACACAGAGTTCGCAGCCAGAGTTGGCAAACAAAAAGTGATGAAAGTGTTCTGGCCTGCCCGTTACGAAACACGGGAAGAACTTGAGGCAGAAATGAAAAAGTTTGTAGATTGCTCCCGCTTTTTCCTTATGGATGCCGGAACATCCGGCGGCGGCCATGGCAAGACACAAAACTGGAGCTTCCTTAACGGATTACGTGGATACAAAACCTGGTTTGTCGCAGGCGGAATCAGCCCCGACAACGTAAGTGAAGTGCTTCAAGGGTGCGCCCCCTGTGGCATCGACATCAATTCAGGTGTAGAATCTGAACCGGGTAAAAAAGATCCTGAGAAATTAAAAGCCGTTATGGAGGCACTCACCGCCCCCATATTACCATAA
- a CDS encoding indole-3-glycerol-phosphate synthase, with protein sequence MLNKFLAAKHAEIARLVQLKKKDALPTVYNGERIPFAATLRANKLACIAEYKRASPSRGDIAPHLSPEDVAEQYAKAGATALSVLTEEKYFKGKLEYLERMQFVGLPMLRKDFIVHPLQVIETASTPASAQLLIARMFNSPEELRELIELGTSFGLESVVEVFNHADLVLARLANATIIQVNNRNLATLETDLAICERMIPHRRTAEVWIAASGISTPTQRRQVEAAGYDAMLVGTALMQGGDPQKALTRLLE encoded by the coding sequence ATGCTTAATAAATTCCTTGCAGCAAAACATGCTGAAATTGCTCGACTTGTTCAATTAAAAAAGAAAGATGCGTTACCTACTGTGTACAACGGCGAACGCATTCCGTTTGCAGCAACACTTCGTGCAAACAAACTGGCCTGCATTGCAGAATACAAACGCGCTTCTCCTTCGCGTGGCGATATTGCACCACACCTTTCTCCTGAAGATGTAGCAGAACAATATGCAAAAGCGGGAGCAACAGCGCTTTCCGTGCTTACTGAGGAAAAATACTTTAAGGGTAAACTTGAATATTTAGAGCGAATGCAGTTTGTAGGATTACCAATGCTGCGCAAAGATTTTATTGTTCACCCTTTGCAAGTTATTGAGACTGCCTCCACCCCTGCATCCGCTCAGCTGCTTATTGCACGCATGTTCAATTCACCAGAAGAACTCAGGGAGTTAATTGAACTTGGTACATCATTTGGACTTGAAAGCGTTGTAGAAGTGTTTAACCACGCCGACCTTGTTCTGGCGAGGCTTGCTAATGCTACAATAATTCAGGTAAACAACAGAAATCTAGCTACATTGGAAACTGACCTTGCAATATGCGAGCGGATGATTCCTCACCGCAGAACTGCCGAAGTATGGATAGCGGCCAGCGGTATCTCGACGCCTACCCAACGACGCCAAGTTGAAGCGGCGGGATACGATGCAATGCTGGTCGGCACAGCCCTTATGCAAGGTGGAGACCCGCAAAAGGCGCTAACCCGGCTACTCGAATAA
- the trpD gene encoding anthranilate phosphoribosyltransferase, translating to MTKRNNEMNTAQILEQLADGRHLTAEVAHCVFTKLMDGQMTSGQAGSLLMGLRQKGETAEEIHAAVRVCLERAKPVNAIEGATIDLVGTGGDGKNSFNCSTATALTLAGMGYTVTKHGNRAVSSSCGSADAVEGLGLPLRLLPEEVPAELAKRNFAFLFAPDYHPAFKYVMPVRKELGYRTLFNLLGPLLNPARPTHMLLGVAKPEFMEIMAEVLAQSGIERAAVVHGAGGYDELTTNGIAKVIYVENETIRHAELNPAEFGFKPCAEEDLTVHGKEEGLRVLRELLEGKGSKAMQDMLALNTGMALHLITNEPLKTCMERAREAVAAGIGRKVLHA from the coding sequence ATGACCAAAAGGAACAATGAGATGAATACGGCACAAATTTTAGAGCAGTTGGCGGACGGCCGCCACTTAACCGCAGAGGTTGCTCACTGCGTTTTTACCAAGCTGATGGACGGTCAAATGACTTCCGGTCAAGCAGGCTCTTTGCTGATGGGACTTCGCCAGAAAGGCGAAACAGCTGAAGAGATACACGCTGCCGTGCGTGTTTGTTTGGAGCGTGCAAAGCCGGTTAATGCAATCGAAGGGGCAACTATTGATCTAGTAGGCACTGGCGGTGACGGTAAAAACTCATTCAACTGCTCTACTGCTACTGCCCTTACGCTTGCAGGCATGGGCTACACGGTAACAAAACACGGCAACCGCGCAGTATCTTCTTCCTGCGGCAGCGCTGATGCTGTTGAAGGACTCGGCTTACCGCTGCGTTTGCTTCCGGAGGAAGTCCCTGCCGAGCTCGCAAAACGCAACTTCGCTTTTTTGTTCGCACCAGATTATCACCCTGCTTTCAAGTACGTAATGCCTGTACGTAAGGAGCTTGGATACAGAACTTTGTTCAATTTACTGGGACCACTGCTCAACCCTGCGCGCCCAACTCATATGCTGCTCGGTGTTGCTAAGCCGGAATTTATGGAAATTATGGCAGAAGTACTGGCACAATCAGGCATTGAACGTGCTGCAGTTGTACATGGTGCAGGTGGTTACGATGAGCTGACCACCAACGGTATTGCTAAAGTTATTTATGTTGAAAACGAAACTATTCGCCATGCAGAGCTGAATCCGGCAGAATTTGGATTCAAACCGTGTGCTGAAGAAGACCTGACTGTTCACGGTAAAGAGGAAGGCTTACGCGTCCTACGTGAACTGCTTGAAGGAAAAGGCTCAAAAGCAATGCAGGATATGTTGGCATTAAACACTGGTATGGCATTACACCTTATTACTAATGAACCACTGAAGACCTGTATGGAACGTGCACGTGAAGCCGTTGCAGCAGGGATTGGAAGGAAAGTCCTCCATGCTTAA
- a CDS encoding anthranilate synthase component II: MFLLIDNYDSFTFNLVQAFQKTGRYPHVVRNDDPELLELATSEKLEMVCISPGPGKPENAGLCLEFLARLPKEVPVLGVCLGHQVLAHFAGATVDVAPRIMHGKHSNIEHTGEGLFDGIKSPMQVARYHSLIITENKKNLIVPTSSTKTPDGEEEIMSIKYADRPWVGVQFHPESILTPQGEAMLKNFPEKILVTNS; encoded by the coding sequence ATGTTTCTTCTTATCGATAACTACGATTCCTTTACCTTTAACTTGGTGCAGGCTTTCCAGAAAACAGGGCGATATCCACATGTTGTCCGGAATGACGATCCGGAATTGCTGGAACTGGCAACAAGCGAAAAACTTGAAATGGTATGCATCTCACCCGGACCGGGAAAACCTGAAAATGCAGGGCTGTGCTTAGAATTTTTGGCTCGGCTCCCTAAAGAAGTTCCTGTTCTGGGTGTGTGCTTAGGACATCAGGTTCTAGCCCACTTTGCGGGTGCCACTGTAGATGTTGCACCACGAATTATGCACGGCAAACACTCAAACATTGAGCATACAGGCGAAGGGCTTTTTGACGGGATTAAGTCCCCTATGCAGGTAGCTCGCTACCACTCACTGATTATTACAGAAAACAAAAAAAATTTAATTGTTCCAACGTCCTCCACAAAGACGCCGGACGGAGAAGAGGAGATTATGAGCATTAAGTATGCCGACCGTCCTTGGGTTGGTGTTCAATTTCATCCCGAATCAATTTTGACACCACAGGGCGAGGCGATGCTGAAGAATTTCCCAGAGAAAATCTTAGTAACAAACTCATAA
- a CDS encoding anthranilate synthase component I family protein: MKITLQQTGQWLAADIQTPISLFLGLVGTGQGFLLESAEVDGRRGRYSVIGFNLLLRLGCKNGKLEVASRDNRLNQLKEYEGMDFIEGARKVMDAIHIEPQGDMKELPAIARGMFGYFGYTTIGMFEKKLEEVLPPENSDACLMLPGTIVLFDHLYNKLCMLNLADNLPVKMDRAAVERTPEAPSIGEVTTIPDKTSYIRNVQKVQEQLRQGEAIQVVLSTRFQASFEGDPFILYRRLRQINPSPYMFFMRLSHITLIGSSPETMVRCQNNVVEVCPIAGTRPRGASDAEDAELAEDLLADPKERAEHVMLVDLGRNDVGRIAEAGTVSVEKFMQVEKFSHVMHLTSYVKAQLMKGHDALDVLGATFPAGTVSGAPKIRAIEIIGETEAVSRGAYAGTIGWLGLDKDSVNLDTGILIRTMWVKDNTVQWQCGAGIVHDSVPEKEWEECQNKGRVLKVTLNATGEADVFTGR; this comes from the coding sequence ATGAAAATCACGTTACAGCAGACAGGCCAATGGTTGGCAGCAGACATTCAGACCCCCATAAGCCTCTTCTTAGGACTCGTCGGAACCGGTCAGGGATTTCTTCTTGAAAGTGCCGAAGTAGACGGCAGACGCGGCAGATACAGCGTTATCGGCTTCAACCTGCTTCTGCGTCTCGGCTGCAAAAACGGCAAGCTGGAAGTAGCCTCCCGTGACAACAGGCTCAACCAGCTCAAAGAATATGAAGGTATGGACTTTATCGAAGGTGCACGAAAGGTCATGGACGCCATCCACATTGAGCCGCAAGGCGACATGAAGGAGCTTCCTGCCATTGCCCGCGGCATGTTCGGGTACTTCGGCTACACCACTATCGGTATGTTCGAGAAAAAACTGGAAGAAGTGCTTCCACCGGAAAACAGCGACGCATGTCTTATGTTGCCGGGTACAATTGTTCTCTTCGACCACCTCTACAACAAGCTCTGTATGCTCAACCTTGCGGACAATCTGCCCGTAAAAATGGATAGAGCCGCAGTAGAACGCACACCGGAAGCACCAAGCATCGGCGAAGTAACAACCATACCGGACAAAACATCTTACATACGCAACGTGCAGAAGGTACAGGAACAGCTCAGACAAGGCGAAGCTATTCAGGTAGTGCTTTCTACCCGTTTTCAGGCTTCATTCGAAGGTGACCCGTTCATTCTCTATCGCAGGTTGCGACAGATTAACCCGTCACCGTACATGTTCTTCATGCGTCTATCCCACATCACACTCATCGGCTCCTCACCGGAAACAATGGTGCGCTGCCAAAACAACGTGGTGGAAGTCTGCCCAATCGCCGGAACGCGTCCACGCGGTGCATCCGATGCTGAAGACGCAGAGCTTGCAGAAGATCTACTCGCTGATCCGAAAGAGCGTGCAGAGCACGTAATGCTCGTAGACCTTGGAAGAAACGACGTAGGACGCATCGCCGAAGCAGGCACAGTGTCCGTAGAAAAATTTATGCAGGTGGAAAAGTTCAGCCACGTTATGCACCTGACCTCATACGTAAAAGCACAGCTTATGAAGGGACATGATGCACTCGACGTACTCGGCGCAACCTTCCCCGCAGGAACCGTAAGCGGCGCACCGAAAATTCGCGCTATCGAAATTATTGGAGAAACTGAAGCCGTATCCCGAGGCGCGTACGCGGGAACCATCGGATGGCTGGGTCTGGATAAGGATTCCGTGAACCTCGATACCGGTATTCTTATCCGAACCATGTGGGTCAAAGACAATACTGTCCAATGGCAGTGCGGCGCAGGTATCGTGCACGACTCCGTTCCGGAAAAAGAATGGGAAGAGTGCCAGAACAAAGGCCGCGTACTTAAAGTGACCCTGAACGCCACAGGCGAAGCGGACGTATTTACTGGCCGCTAG
- a CDS encoding prephenate dehydrogenase, with product MQEIDFTLNKVAVVGATGKMGAMLCSRFSKAGLEVAEIDQPLTDEVLKAGITDAQIVLVCVPAAVFNDVIKRVTAHMKPPQILADITSVKVQPMMQMQKAYTGPVVGTHPLFGPEPKADDVRVAITPSEGCDADSARMVEELFTRLGCEPFCSSAEEHDKATALIQGLNFVTSVSYLALLADKENVMPYLTPSFERRLKAAEKMITKDAELFEGLFEANPSSQDAVRSYRSILNIAAGGDINVIVERALWWWRFNDTSGEVHQ from the coding sequence ATGCAGGAGATAGACTTTACACTCAACAAAGTTGCCGTTGTAGGAGCTACAGGAAAAATGGGCGCCATGCTCTGCTCCCGCTTTTCCAAGGCTGGTCTGGAAGTAGCCGAAATTGACCAGCCGCTAACAGATGAAGTGCTTAAAGCAGGAATTACAGATGCACAGATTGTGCTGGTATGTGTTCCCGCAGCCGTATTTAACGATGTAATAAAGCGCGTTACCGCGCATATGAAGCCGCCACAGATTCTGGCGGACATTACCTCCGTAAAGGTTCAACCCATGATGCAAATGCAGAAAGCATACACAGGTCCCGTTGTGGGGACACATCCTCTCTTTGGCCCAGAGCCGAAGGCTGATGACGTGCGCGTTGCAATTACGCCTTCCGAAGGCTGCGATGCGGACTCTGCACGCATGGTTGAAGAGCTTTTCACACGCCTCGGCTGCGAGCCGTTCTGTTCTTCTGCAGAAGAGCACGACAAAGCTACCGCACTCATTCAAGGTCTTAATTTTGTTACCTCTGTTTCTTATCTTGCCCTTCTCGCAGATAAGGAAAATGTGATGCCGTATCTGACGCCATCTTTTGAACGCCGCCTGAAGGCAGCTGAAAAAATGATCACCAAAGATGCTGAACTATTTGAGGGCTTATTCGAAGCCAACCCAAGCTCTCAGGATGCTGTGCGCTCCTATCGTTCTATCCTGAACATTGCAGCTGGTGGCGACATCAACGTTATCGTTGAGCGCGCTCTTTGGTGGTGGCGATTTAATGATACCTCAGGAGAAGTGCATCAATAG
- the aroA gene encoding 3-phosphoshikimate 1-carboxyvinyltransferase — protein MIAITAPASKSVSHRMIIGAAMSAGESTVSGVLESEDLARTIGIFNDCGAKIYRQAAGEYTVSGCCGTPAGGMDEPVSCDVHESGTTCRLLTAVLAAGLGKFRIHGAPRMHERPIKELADALSSLTVDVTYEGAEGCPPLVLDTDGLKGSEVSISLEESSQYLSGLLLAAPSTRGLTINLVGNKAVSWPYVGLTLDAMEQFGITFHVETLEGSEWVEKDWRTFKTAVPNKTRFIVKPSMYRNGSYTVEGDWSNASYFLAAGTLGTEPLHIANLRANSLQGDKAMFTILQQMGATLELKDDGVTVHPSKLKGVDVDMGNCPDLVPTVAALAAYAEGKTIIRNVAHLRIKECDRLAAPAAELRKAGVDTEVTEDGIIIRPDREAIAAPEGTVFNTYNDHRMAMSLSLLQFALGDIEFDNKACVAKSFPTFWEEWEKVSPCRR, from the coding sequence ATGATCGCCATCACCGCACCAGCTTCTAAATCAGTATCCCATCGTATGATCATCGGCGCCGCTATGTCAGCAGGTGAATCTACAGTATCCGGCGTACTTGAAAGCGAAGATTTAGCCCGCACCATCGGTATCTTTAACGACTGCGGCGCAAAAATCTATCGGCAGGCTGCGGGCGAATATACCGTCTCCGGGTGCTGTGGCACACCGGCGGGCGGCATGGACGAACCTGTTTCCTGTGACGTGCATGAATCCGGAACAACATGCCGTCTCCTAACTGCCGTACTTGCAGCAGGTTTAGGTAAATTCCGCATCCACGGCGCGCCGCGCATGCATGAAAGACCAATAAAAGAGCTTGCCGATGCGCTTTCAAGCCTTACAGTAGATGTTACATACGAAGGCGCCGAAGGTTGTCCACCGCTGGTATTAGACACAGACGGACTGAAAGGAAGCGAGGTTTCCATTTCTTTGGAAGAATCCAGCCAGTACCTTTCCGGCCTGCTTTTGGCAGCACCGTCCACCCGCGGGCTGACCATTAATCTTGTAGGCAACAAAGCTGTAAGCTGGCCGTACGTAGGTCTTACTCTGGATGCAATGGAACAATTCGGCATCACCTTCCACGTAGAGACACTGGAAGGCTCGGAATGGGTCGAAAAAGACTGGCGCACATTCAAAACCGCTGTCCCGAACAAGACCCGTTTCATTGTAAAGCCAAGCATGTACCGCAACGGCTCTTACACTGTTGAGGGAGACTGGTCGAACGCATCTTACTTCCTCGCTGCAGGTACCCTTGGTACAGAGCCACTGCACATTGCCAACCTTCGCGCAAATTCTTTGCAGGGAGACAAAGCGATGTTCACAATTCTGCAACAAATGGGTGCTACGTTAGAGCTCAAAGACGACGGTGTTACCGTACATCCATCCAAACTGAAGGGTGTTGATGTAGATATGGGCAATTGTCCTGACCTCGTCCCGACAGTAGCCGCACTGGCAGCATACGCAGAAGGTAAAACCATCATCCGCAATGTTGCACACCTGAGAATTAAAGAATGTGACCGACTCGCAGCACCGGCTGCAGAACTACGCAAAGCTGGTGTCGACACCGAAGTCACCGAAGACGGAATTATTATCCGTCCAGACAGAGAAGCTATTGCAGCGCCTGAGGGCACTGTGTTTAACACCTACAACGACCACCGTATGGCAATGAGCCTTTCCCTGCTCCAATTTGCTCTCGGTGATATTGAATTCGACAACAAAGCATGTGTTGCTAAGTCCTTCCCGACCTTCTGGGAAGAGTGGGAGAAAGTTTCACCATGCAGGAGATAG
- the pheA gene encoding prephenate dehydratase, with product MSEEKKTDTPVTAGADDNSVDNLPRLKEVRKEIDATDLELLELLNRRASLSLEVGKLKRGKQDVVFKPFREKEVLDNLRTNNEGPIPIEHLRFIYREIFSSSRALQRPQRVAYLGPEGTFSYFAGVEFLGSAVDYIPQKDLNAVFRAVANKECELGVIPLENSLHGSVGQSLDLFMEHDLYIEAELYCRISHSLLTREKLLADIHTVYSHPQPLGQCSHWLRATLPNARIIPTESTAAAARRVQEEEGAAAIGHGSLADLLKLNILAEHIEDMQDNWTRFVIVGSKPSDGEGQDKTSLLFTVPDKPGALAKVLNIMAREGLNMKKLESRPMRGEKWRYVFFVDIESDLSTEEYEQLITELHAECQSLRILGSYPAGQYMDFTKGSDIATTPDEQNK from the coding sequence ATGTCTGAAGAGAAGAAAACAGACACACCTGTAACAGCAGGTGCCGATGACAACAGCGTAGATAATCTGCCGCGCCTCAAAGAGGTCCGTAAAGAAATCGACGCAACTGACTTAGAACTCCTTGAGCTCCTTAACCGCCGTGCTTCTCTTTCCCTTGAAGTAGGAAAACTTAAACGTGGCAAGCAGGATGTGGTATTTAAGCCGTTCCGCGAAAAGGAAGTGCTCGACAACCTTCGCACCAACAACGAAGGCCCTATTCCTATCGAGCACCTGCGCTTTATCTACCGTGAAATTTTCTCTTCCTCCCGCGCCCTGCAACGTCCTCAACGAGTTGCTTACCTCGGGCCGGAAGGAACTTTCTCCTACTTTGCAGGAGTCGAATTTTTAGGTAGCGCCGTTGATTACATACCGCAAAAAGACCTCAACGCTGTGTTCCGCGCTGTAGCTAACAAAGAGTGTGAACTGGGTGTGATCCCGCTTGAAAACTCCCTGCACGGCTCAGTCGGTCAAAGCCTTGATCTCTTTATGGAGCATGACCTCTATATAGAGGCAGAACTTTACTGCCGTATCAGCCACAGTCTGCTCACCCGTGAAAAACTGCTTGCAGATATTCACACCGTGTACTCGCACCCACAACCGCTGGGACAATGCTCACACTGGCTGCGTGCAACATTACCAAACGCACGCATCATCCCGACTGAGAGCACAGCAGCAGCAGCACGCAGAGTTCAGGAAGAAGAAGGCGCAGCAGCTATCGGACACGGCAGCCTTGCAGATTTGCTCAAACTGAACATTCTGGCTGAACACATTGAAGACATGCAGGACAACTGGACCCGCTTCGTCATCGTCGGCTCCAAACCGAGTGACGGGGAAGGACAAGACAAAACCTCCCTGCTCTTCACTGTACCGGATAAACCGGGTGCCCTCGCAAAAGTGCTCAACATCATGGCACGCGAAGGATTGAACATGAAAAAGCTCGAATCGCGTCCGATGCGCGGAGAAAAATGGCGTTACGTCTTCTTTGTCGACATCGAAAGCGACCTTTCTACCGAAGAATACGAGCAGCTTATAACCGAGTTACATGCAGAATGTCAGTCACTGCGCATCCTCGGCAGCTATCCAGCCGGACAGTATATGGACTTCACTAAAGGCAGCGATATCGCCACAACACCGGATGAGCAAAATAAATAA
- a CDS encoding 3-dehydroquinate synthase II family protein, translated as MKKVLFASVPFNKDHVTLALESGVDGVIVPEKEMAGVASLSRCTVLAAESMHVITLTEKSDEEEAAERLKKGEQVIIGHGWEIIPIENLLAQSDNVLVEANTTEEAHLAFGILERGVEGVVVTANGITELKQIVAQCKLSMGTIDLVPATVTEVRSSGLGHRVCVDTLSVLKRGQGMLVGNSSAFTFLVHAETENNEYVAARPFRVNAGAVHAYTQLPHDKTTYLEELASGDEVLIVNHDGSTSIAVVGRCKTEIRPMLLIKAEVNGVEGAVFLQNAETIRVVDTKGNPISVVNLKKGDEILVRTDVAGRHFGMRIKEEIKEG; from the coding sequence ATGAAAAAAGTTCTCTTCGCAAGCGTACCGTTCAATAAAGATCACGTCACCCTCGCTCTGGAATCAGGCGTTGACGGCGTTATCGTACCTGAAAAAGAAATGGCCGGAGTAGCCAGTCTGTCCCGCTGCACCGTGCTCGCAGCAGAGTCTATGCATGTCATTACGCTTACTGAAAAAAGTGATGAAGAAGAGGCAGCAGAACGTCTGAAAAAAGGCGAGCAGGTCATTATCGGTCACGGATGGGAAATTATCCCGATTGAAAATTTATTGGCGCAGTCTGACAATGTGCTGGTTGAAGCCAACACCACAGAAGAAGCGCACCTTGCTTTCGGCATTCTTGAAAGAGGCGTAGAAGGCGTGGTTGTAACCGCAAATGGAATTACTGAATTGAAGCAGATTGTAGCACAGTGCAAACTCTCCATGGGCACAATTGACCTTGTTCCGGCAACCGTTACCGAGGTTCGCTCATCGGGCTTAGGCCATCGAGTTTGTGTTGATACCCTTTCCGTTCTCAAGCGAGGTCAGGGTATGCTCGTGGGTAATTCTTCTGCATTTACCTTCCTCGTCCATGCTGAAACTGAAAATAACGAGTATGTGGCAGCCCGCCCGTTCCGCGTTAACGCAGGTGCAGTGCACGCATACACTCAGTTACCACACGATAAAACAACATACCTTGAAGAACTTGCTTCCGGTGACGAAGTACTCATCGTTAACCACGATGGCTCTACTTCTATCGCTGTTGTAGGACGCTGCAAAACTGAAATCCGTCCTATGCTGCTGATTAAAGCTGAAGTTAATGGTGTTGAAGGCGCAGTGTTCCTGCAAAATGCAGAAACCATCCGCGTAGTCGACACAAAAGGTAACCCAATCAGTGTTGTTAACTTAAAGAAAGGCGACGAAATCCTCGTTCGCACCGATGTAGCAGGTCGCCACTTCGGCATGCGCATCAAAGAAGAGATCAAGGAAGGCTAA